One Agrobacterium vaccinii DNA window includes the following coding sequences:
- a CDS encoding efflux RND transporter permease subunit, translated as MNFSAWSIRNPIAPLLCFALLLFLGVKAFYDLPITRFPNIDVPVVAITVTQSGASPSELEAQVTKEVEDAVASISGIDEIQSTVTDGQSLTTVLFRIEKPTEEAVQDTKDAIDKIRSELPADIEEPVVSKIDVEGQAIQTFAVSSPNMTLEELSWFVDDTIKRALQGQSGIGKIDRYGGADREVRVSLNPAKLDAYGITASDVNTQLRGTNIDLGSGRGQVAGNEQTIRTLGDTRDVAQLSNTTISLSNGRFVKLSELGTVTDTYEEPKSFSRFNGNPGVTFAVFRSKGASEVSVAETVAQNLDKVRADHPNVSIEMVDDAVYFTYGNYEAALHTLVEGSILAVIVVLLFLRNWRATLIAAVALPLSAIPTFWVMDVLGFSLNLVSFLALTLATGILVDDAIVEVENISRHIKMGKSPYRASLEAADEIGLAVIATSFTIIAVFVPVSFMPGIPGQYFIQFGLTVAFSVFFSLMVARLITPLMAAYFMRADDAVDDHHDNDGWLMKAYTRMVTATTRKWWARYLTLLGAIGFLIGSVVLLAGVPGSFLPPDDASRVVLSIELPPNATLEETDATTSKIYQAVKDINGVESVFILGGASPKGDLELRRATVRVILQHIDHSLLKTLVNDGLGSIPLIGPHLPKVEDTGRTRPQWDVERDIFASVNTIPDVRIIKLNDRAERELSFNFLSSNEEDLQNAVGILESLLRASPILVNVSSEGALPRPELQIRPRKDEIARLGITPQQISQTVRVATIGDIDAQLTKISLDDRQIPIRVQASLDVRRDLAAIRALKIKTATGATVPLYSVADIDYSEGPSSIKRNDRNRVVSIGSDVPFGTALDTSSAEFKRIVAEAKLPASVRLAESGDAKVQGEMQRGFTNAMLLGLLLVLVVLILLFKDVIQPFTILFSLPLAIGGVAVALIITNNALSMPVLIGILMLMGIVTKNAILLVDFAIEMRRHGLERVHAMVEAGRKRARPIIMTSIAMSAGMLPSALGVGEGGSFRAPMAIAVIGGIIVSTVLSLIVVPAFFLIMDDLSRLLAHLFGRFIGKKEEEHPVLSNEELSEVARTNQDALSGLEERLANIEQKNGPASKTAGNANNVLRLPPLAAE; from the coding sequence ATGAACTTTTCCGCATGGTCCATCCGCAACCCGATTGCGCCGCTGCTCTGCTTTGCCCTGCTGCTGTTTTTGGGCGTCAAAGCCTTTTACGATCTGCCGATCACGCGCTTTCCCAACATCGACGTGCCGGTGGTGGCGATTACCGTGACCCAAAGCGGTGCTTCGCCCTCAGAGCTTGAGGCGCAGGTCACCAAGGAAGTCGAAGACGCGGTCGCCTCCATCAGCGGTATCGATGAGATACAGTCCACCGTCACCGACGGCCAGTCCCTGACAACAGTTCTGTTCCGCATCGAAAAGCCCACGGAAGAAGCCGTTCAGGACACCAAGGACGCCATCGATAAAATCCGTAGCGAATTGCCTGCGGATATCGAGGAGCCCGTCGTCAGCAAGATCGATGTCGAGGGACAGGCGATACAGACCTTTGCGGTCTCCTCCCCCAACATGACGCTGGAAGAACTTTCCTGGTTCGTGGATGACACGATCAAGCGTGCACTTCAGGGCCAGTCGGGCATCGGCAAGATCGACCGTTACGGCGGTGCGGACCGCGAAGTGCGCGTGTCGCTCAACCCGGCCAAGCTCGACGCCTACGGTATCACCGCGTCGGATGTGAACACCCAACTGCGTGGCACCAACATCGACCTCGGCTCCGGTCGCGGACAGGTGGCAGGCAACGAACAGACCATCCGCACCTTGGGCGATACCCGTGATGTGGCCCAGCTTTCCAACACCACCATTTCGCTGTCCAACGGTCGCTTCGTCAAATTGTCGGAACTCGGAACGGTCACCGACACCTATGAAGAGCCGAAATCCTTCTCGCGTTTCAACGGCAATCCTGGCGTGACCTTTGCGGTCTTCCGCTCCAAGGGTGCCAGCGAAGTCTCGGTTGCGGAAACAGTCGCACAAAATCTGGACAAGGTGCGCGCAGACCACCCCAATGTCTCCATCGAAATGGTCGATGACGCCGTCTACTTCACATACGGAAACTATGAGGCTGCGCTTCATACGCTGGTAGAAGGCTCCATTCTCGCCGTCATAGTGGTCCTGCTGTTCCTGCGGAACTGGCGTGCGACCCTGATTGCTGCCGTCGCCCTGCCCTTGTCGGCCATCCCCACCTTCTGGGTCATGGATGTGCTGGGCTTCTCACTCAACCTCGTCAGTTTCCTCGCGCTGACGTTGGCAACGGGTATTCTGGTGGATGATGCTATCGTGGAGGTGGAGAATATCTCCCGCCACATAAAGATGGGCAAATCGCCCTACCGCGCCTCGCTGGAAGCTGCCGATGAAATCGGCCTTGCGGTGATCGCCACCAGCTTCACCATCATTGCCGTCTTCGTGCCCGTGTCCTTCATGCCGGGCATTCCCGGCCAATACTTCATCCAGTTCGGTCTGACCGTCGCCTTCTCTGTGTTCTTCTCGCTCATGGTCGCGCGCCTCATCACCCCGTTGATGGCCGCCTATTTCATGCGCGCGGATGATGCGGTGGATGACCATCACGACAATGACGGCTGGTTGATGAAGGCCTATACGCGCATGGTGACTGCGACGACCAGAAAATGGTGGGCGCGGTACCTGACGTTGCTGGGTGCCATCGGCTTCCTGATCGGCTCCGTCGTCCTGCTGGCTGGCGTTCCCGGCAGCTTCCTGCCGCCGGACGATGCGTCTCGCGTCGTACTCTCCATCGAGCTTCCACCCAATGCGACGCTTGAAGAAACCGACGCCACGACGTCGAAAATCTATCAAGCAGTAAAAGATATCAACGGCGTCGAAAGCGTCTTCATTCTGGGCGGCGCATCGCCGAAGGGCGATCTGGAACTGCGCCGAGCGACGGTACGCGTCATTCTCCAGCACATCGACCACTCGCTGCTGAAAACGCTTGTGAATGACGGTCTCGGCTCCATTCCGTTGATCGGCCCTCACCTGCCGAAGGTGGAAGACACCGGCAGAACCCGCCCGCAATGGGATGTGGAGCGGGATATTTTCGCCAGCGTCAACACCATCCCCGACGTTCGCATCATCAAGCTCAACGACCGTGCGGAACGCGAACTGAGCTTCAACTTCCTGTCTTCGAACGAAGAAGATTTGCAAAATGCCGTCGGCATTCTGGAATCGCTTCTTCGTGCCTCGCCGATCCTCGTCAACGTGTCGTCTGAAGGCGCTTTACCGCGGCCCGAGCTGCAAATTCGCCCGCGTAAGGATGAGATCGCTCGTCTCGGCATCACCCCGCAGCAGATTTCGCAGACCGTGCGTGTCGCCACCATCGGTGATATCGACGCGCAACTGACGAAGATTTCGTTGGATGACCGGCAAATCCCCATCCGTGTGCAGGCATCGCTGGATGTCCGTCGCGATCTGGCCGCCATCCGTGCCTTGAAAATCAAGACGGCGACGGGTGCGACCGTTCCGCTCTACAGCGTTGCCGATATCGACTACTCCGAAGGCCCAAGCTCCATCAAGCGCAATGACCGCAACCGGGTCGTTTCCATCGGCTCGGACGTGCCTTTCGGTACCGCGCTCGATACGTCGTCCGCCGAATTCAAACGCATCGTGGCAGAGGCCAAGCTGCCAGCATCCGTGCGCTTGGCGGAAAGCGGTGACGCCAAGGTGCAGGGCGAAATGCAGCGCGGCTTTACCAACGCCATGCTTCTCGGTCTGTTGCTGGTGCTGGTCGTGCTTATCCTGCTATTCAAGGATGTTATTCAGCCCTTCACCATTCTGTTCTCGCTACCGCTTGCCATTGGCGGCGTGGCGGTGGCGCTTATCATCACCAACAACGCACTCTCCATGCCCGTCCTCATCGGCATTCTCATGTTGATGGGCATCGTGACGAAGAATGCCATTCTGTTGGTGGATTTTGCCATCGAAATGCGCCGACACGGGCTGGAACGGGTTCATGCCATGGTGGAAGCTGGCCGCAAACGCGCCCGCCCGATCATCATGACTTCGATTGCCATGTCCGCGGGGATGTTGCCGTCAGCGTTGGGTGTCGGTGAAG